GGCTTGTTGGCGGGCGGCGCGCAGCGCACGGCCGCGAGGATCCGGGTGTGCCGCAGCGTCAGGCCGTCGCCCGCGTGGACCGACGTCGCCTGGCTCGCCAATCCGGCGCGGTGCAGCGCGGCGAAGAGCCAGTCGCCGCTACGGTCGCCGGTGAACACCCGCCCGGTCCGGTTGCCGCCGTGGGCCGCCGGCGCGAGGCCGACGACGCCGATCCGCGCGTCGGCCGCGCCGAAGCCGGGGACCGGTCGGCCCCAGTAGTGCTCGCCGGCGTAGGCGCGGCGCCGGGTCGCGGCGACGGTCTCGCGCCACTCGACCAGCCGGGGGCAGGCCCGGCACACCGACACGAGCCCGTCGAGCGCGGCGAGGTCCTCGGCGGTCGCCGCGAGCCGGGCCACCTCGGCCGCCGTCGACGCGACCGGCGTACCCGGCGCGGCCGGATCTCCGGCCACGAGACCGAGCCCTGCTCCCACCATCTGCTCCTGACCCGTGACGACCGGTACGGCGACCACCCAATCACGGACGGCGCGACACCGCGACGGGCCGTCGGGTGGGGACGGCGCGGAGACCGGCCGGGCAGGGCATGATCAGGGACGACAGATGCAGCGCGGCGAGGAGGTGGTCCACG
The Mycobacteriales bacterium DNA segment above includes these coding regions:
- a CDS encoding uracil-DNA glycosylase, whose translation is MVAVPVVTGQEQMVGAGLGLVAGDPAAPGTPVASTAAEVARLAATAEDLAALDGLVSVCRACPRLVEWRETVAATRRRAYAGEHYWGRPVPGFGAADARIGVVGLAPAAHGGNRTGRVFTGDRSGDWLFAALHRAGLASQATSVHAGDGLTLRHTRILAAVRCAPPANKPTTVERDTCRPWLDRELALLWSTLRTVVVLGGYGWSVLWSALRDLDVTLPSPRPPFAHGREVRLDRPDGPPVTVLGCYHVSQQNTFTGRLTAPMLDAVFGRARELAGLT